The genome window CGGGTACTGGCCGTCGAAGACGAAGAAGCTCAGATAGGTGCCGATGACGGGGATCGACAGCACGATCCCCTGCGAGGTGCGCAGCCCCGTGCCGGAGAGCAGGTCGTCGGGGAGCGAGTAGCCGCAGAACCCCTCGAGCAGGGCCAGCAGGAACAACGTCACCCCGATCATCCAGTTGACCTCGCGGGGGCGGCGGAAGGCTCCGGTGAAGAAGATCCGCAGCAGATGGCAGCCGATGGCGGCGACGAAGACGTCCGCCCCCCAGTGGTGGATCTGCCGGATGAGCAGCCCGCCCCGGACGTCGAAACTGATGTCCAGCGCCGAGATGTACGCCTGGGAGGCCCGGGTGCCCCGCAGCGGGGCGTAGGAGCCGGTGTACGGGGTCTCGGTCATGTCCGGGTGGAAGTAGAACGTGAGGTAGACACCCGTCACGATCAGAACGAGCAGGCTGTAGAGGGCGATCTCGCCGAGCAGGAACGACCAGTGGTCGGGAAAGGCCTTGCGCAGGTACTCCTGTGCCGGCGTCCGCAGCGGCATGCGCCGGTCGAGCACCGACACCAGGCGCTCTCCGCGGTGCTGCGCCGCACCGGACCGCTCATCCTCTGACGCCGGCACGCGCTCGTCCTCCCGGGGCAGCCGTCCGCTTTCGATCGACACAGCCGTGTCCTCTCGTGGCGCGGGCGAAACGCCTGCTGCGCCGGACGGGTGCCCGCGTCCGGCCTTGGCCGCGGGCGGGCACGCCTGGCGGGGACCTGCGCCAATGGGTGGAAAAAGCGGTCCGGCGGGACCCATTCGCCCCGGCGGCGGTCGGGGACGGCCGGGCCCGGGGCAGGTCTGGTCACAGCACATGTGCTGGGAGGACTCATGGCCGTGGTTTCGGAAGTCGTACGGGAGCGCCTGCGCGCCTGGGGCGTCGTCCGGGTGTACGGCTATCCGGGGCAGGGGGCCGACCCGCTGCTGGAGGCCTTCCGCCGGGCGGGCCGGGAGCCGGAGTTCGTCCAGGCCCGGCACGGCGAGGCCGCCTCCTTCATGGCCTGCGGGCACGCTCGGTTCACGGACACGGTCGGCTGCTGCCTCGCCCCGTCCGGGCCGGGGGCCGTACAGGTCCTCAACGGCCTGTACGACGCCCGGCTGGACCGGCAGCCGGTGGTGGCCCTGCTCGGCGACACGCCGCGGAGCGGCCCGGGGGCGCGTCGGCCGCAGGCGGTGCACCTGGACCGGCTGTGCGCGGACGTGTCGGAGTCCTGCGAGGTGGTCGTCTCCCCGGACCAGGCGGGGCCCGTCCTGGACCGGGCCTTCCGGACGGCGTCGGCCCGGCGCGGTGTCGCCGTGGTGATCCTGCCGGCCGACGTCCTGGATCAGCAGGCCCCGCCATCGGCCGGCGGCGCGGTTCCGCCGGACGTCCTCGCGCTCGGAGGGAGCCGGCCGGTCCTGATGCCGGAGGAGGGGGAGCTCCGCCGTGCGGCCGGCATCCTCGACGAGGGCCGGAAGATGGCCATGGTCATCGGGCGGGGCGCGGCGCGCGCGGGGGCGGAGGTCGAGCGGGCGGCCGAGCTGCTCGGTGCCGGGGTGGCGAAGGCGCTGCTGGCGCTGGACGTTCTCCCCGACGACCTGGGGTACGTGACCGGTCCGGCGGGCCGGGTCGCCAGTCCGGCCAGCGAGAGGCTGGTGCGTGCCTGCGACACCCTGCTGCTGGTCGGGGCGGGGCCCCGCGAGGCCTGGCTGCCGCCGGGCCGGTGGGCGGTGCGGAGCGTCGAGATCAACCCGGAGGCGGGCGTGACCGCTCCGTGCCGACCGGGGGACGTGCGTCTGGTCGGCGATCCTAAGGCGACCCTGGAGGCGCTGCTGCCCCTGCTGCACCACAAGAAGAACCACGCCTGGCGCCGAAGCGTCGAGAAGAGCGTGCGGACCTGGCACAGGAACCGGCGCACCGAGGCCCGGCAGCACTTCGGGCACCTCATCAACCCGGCCGCCGTCGCCACCGAGCTGTCCGACCGGCTCCCCGACCGGGCGCTGCTCACGGCCGACGCGGGCTCCAGCACCGTGTGGTGGGCGCGCCATCTCCGCCTGCGCGCCGGCATGCGCGCCGCGCTCTCGGGGCACCACGCGGCCATGGGCACCGCCGTCCCGTACGCCCTGGCGGCCCGCTTCGCGCATCCGGACCGGCCGGTCATCGCCTTCGTGGGGGACGGCGCCTTCCAGATGAGCGGGATGGCCGAGATGATCACGGTCAAGGACCATCTGGAGCGGCTGTCCGGCGGCCCCCCGCTGGTCTTCTGCGTGTTCAACAACCGGGACCTCAACCAGGCGACCTGGGACCGGCGGGCCGAGACCGGCAATCCCCGGCTCAGCGGCACCTCCTCGGTCCCGGACGTGCCATACGCCGCCTACGCCCGCCTGCTGGGCCTGGAGGGTGTCCACTGCTACCGCCCGAAGGACATCGGCGCCACCTGGGACGCCGCTCTCGCCGCGCGGCGGCCCGTGGTCGTGGAGTTCGTGGTCGACGCGGAGACCGAGCCGCCGCGACCCGCCCGCCTCGCAGAAGAGGGCGGACCCCGGCGGATCCGCGCGCTCCTGCGGGGACGGCGGACCTGAGCGGGCGGCTCTGCTGCCACGGTCGGTTCCTTCGCCCCGTCACGAGGGGTGTTTCGGCGGCCGGACCCAGCCCAGGGACCGCTCGACGGCCCGCTGCCAGTTCTCGTACTCCCACTCCCGCCGCTCGGGGTCCATGTCGGGCAGCCACTGGGCGGCCCGGTGCCAGTTGCGGCGCAGCACCTCCAGATCGGGCCAGTAGCCGGAGGCCAGTCCGGCGGCGTAGGCGGCGCCGAGGGAGACCGTCTCGGCGACCATCGGCCGTACCACGGGGACGTCGAGCACATCGGCCAGGAACTGCATGAGCAGGTTGTCGGAGGTCATGCCGCCGTCCACCTTGAGCTGCTTCAGGGCGAGCCCGGAGTCCGCGTTGATCGCGTCGACGACCTCCCGCGTCTGCCAGCCGGTGGCCTCCAGGACGGCCCGGGCCAGGTGGCCCTTGGTGATGTAGGAGGTGAGGCCGACGATGACGCCGCGTGCGTCGCTGCGCCAGTGCGGGGCGAACAGGCCTGAGAACGCGGGGACGATGTAGCAGCCGCCGTTGTCCTCGACGGTGCGGGCCAGGGTCTCGATCTCGGGTGCGCTGTTGATCAGGCCGAGACGGTCGCGGAACCACTGGACCAGGGAGCCGGTGACGGCGATGGGGCCCTCCAGGGCGTAGACCGTGGGATGGGGGGCGATCCGGTACGCGACGGTGGTGAGCAGCCCGTGCCGGGACCGCACGAGGTCGGTACCGGTGTTCATCAGCAGGAAGCTGCCGGTGCCGTAGGTGCACTTCGCCTCGCCGGGCGAGAAGCAGGTCTGCCCGAACAGGGCCGCCTGCTGGTCGCCGAGGGCGGCCGTGATGCGCACGCCCGGGAGCACCGAGCGGGCCTCGGCGTAGATCTCGGCGGAGGAGCGGATCTCCGGCAGCATCGGGCGCGGCACCCCGAAGAACTCCATCAGTTCCTGGTCCCAGGTCAGCGTCCGGATGTTGATCAGCATGGTGCGGCTGGCGTTGGTGACGTCGGTGATGTGCAGACCGCCCTCGGTGCCGCCGGTGAGGTTCCAGATCAGCCAGCTCTCGATGGTGCCGAACAGCACCTCGCCGGCCTGGGCCCGCTGCTCGAGGCCCTCGACGTTGTCGAACAGCCAGCGGATCCGGGGCGCGGAGAAGTAGGTGGAGGGGGGAAGGCCGCAGCGGTCGAGGAAGAACTCCTCCCCCGGCCGGTCCATGAGGTCCTCGACCATGGGACCGGTACGGGTGTCCTGCCAGACGATCGCCCGTCCCAGCGGGGCCCCGGTGCGCGGATCCCACAGCACGGTGGTCTCGCGCTGGTTGGCGATCCCGATGGCGGCGACCTGCCCGGGGTCGATACCGGCGTTGGCCAGCGCCTCGGGCACCACACGCTGCAGGTTGCGCCAGATCTCCACGGCGTCGTGCTCCACCCAGCCGGGCCGGGGGAAGTACTGCTGGTGCTCCCTCTGGGCGACCGACACCAGCCGCCCGCGGTGGTCGAACAGGATGCACCGCGTGGAGGTGGTGCCCTGGTCGATGGACACCACATACCGTTCAACCATGATCGGGCCTGCCTTCCCAATGCGTCGCCGGGGCGCCCGGACCTACCACCGGGCCGCGCCCAGGTCTCTGGAGATCGCCCGCGCGGCCTCCCGGAGCAAGGTGATCAGGGCCGGCAGGGGCCGGCCTCTGGTGTCGCAGATCCGCTCGACGGGGCCGGACAGGCCGATCGCGCCCACCACCAGACCGCCGTGCCCCCGGATCGGCGCGGCGATCCCGCCCTCGCCGACACTCATCTCCTGCACCTCGGCGCCCCAGCCGAGCTCCCGGATTTCGCCGAGCACCCGGGTGAGGTCCTCCGGGAGGACCAGGGTGTGCCGGGTGTACGCCTCCAGTTCGGTCTCCAGCAGGGGTTCCACGGGCGCTGCTCCGAAGGCCAGCAGGACCTTGCCGAGCGAGGAGGCGTGGAGCGGCAGAAGGGCGCCCACGTCCAGGGTCTGGAGGGTGTCGTCCGGCCGGAAGACGTGGTGGACCACGAGCACCTTGCCCTCCAGGGGGGTGCCCAGGCGGACCGCCTCCCCGCTGCGGGCGGCCAGGGCGTCGGCCCAGTTGATGGCGCGCGACCGCAGCTCGTTCACATCGAGGTAGCTGGTGCCGAGGTGCAGCAGGGCCGCACCGAGCTGGTACTTTCCCGTCGCCGCGTCCTGCTCCACGAAGTCGACGTGCTGGAGGGTGCGCAGGATGCCGTGGGCGGTGCCCTTGGCCAGGCCCAGCGCGGACGCCACCTCGCCGAGTCCGAGCCGACGGGGGCCGGCGGCGAGCAGGCGCAAGATCGCCGCCGCCCTCTCTATGGACTGGACCGGGCCTGCCATGAAGCGATCATAGTCCTGATTCGTCCCGATTAAGGACTTGTGTTCGGTAATGCCGACCGCAGTTCATTGACCCGCACCATTTCCGTCCTTAGCGTTCCATCACGCCCGGCTCCCGGCCGAGGGCGCTGCCCGGAGGAGGAAGGCCCATGATCACAGCGCAGCTCAGCGCCGCGCCGTGCGCGGAGGTGGAACACGTTTTTCCGCTGCCGTACGCGCCCAGGGCCGTCTCAGCGGTGCGCCGGCGCGTGCAGGCGCTCCTCACCCGCTGGAACGTGCCCACGGACGCCGCTGACGACGTGCTCCTCGTGACCTCGGAGCTGCTCACCAACGCGCTCGTGCACGCCCTGCCCCCGGCCACGCTCAGAGTGTCGCGGACCCTGGTGGACGGACACGGTGCCGTACGGGTCGACGTGACCGACACGGGACCCACGCGTATGTCCTGCGAGGTCGACCCGGACGAGCACGGCCGGGGCATCGACATCGTCACCACACTGTCGGCCCGGTGCGGCGTGCACACCCACCCGGGCGGCACCAGCCGCTGGGCGGACGTGCTCGTGGGGTGAGGGCGCGGTCACGGCCGGGGAAACGTCGTCAGGGCCCGGGCGAGCCCCGAGGCGTCGGTGCCGATCTTGCGGTAGACGGAGGAGAGCAACTGCCTCACGCCCTGCTCGGTCAGACCCAGCTCCTTGGCCACGACCGACGCCGGGTGGCCCTGGGCGGTCAGTTCGGCGGCGGTGCGTTCCTGAGCGGTGAGGGTGTCCGACTGGGCGTAGCGCAGGGGCAGCGACGGCAGTCCCGCCGCGGACAGCTCCGCCCTGGCCCGGGTGGCGACGCCCTCCGCGCCGCAGTGGACGGCGACCTCCAACCCTCGGTAGAGCCGGTCGGCGGCCTCCTGCACCCTCGCGCCCCGCAGCAGTGCGGCGCCGTGCCCGACCAGGGCCCGGGCCAGCTCGTACGACGCCGGTGAGCGCTCCAGCTGGGCCACGGCCTCCGCGTGGATGTCGAGCGCGGCGGCGCCGCCAGTCACCTCGGCCTCGAGATGCAGGGCCTGGCCGATCACGGATGCCGCGCCGAAGTCCCGGGCCCGCTTGACGGCCTCCTCGGCCAGGCGGGCCGCGCGCTGCGGGGACCTGGCGGCGAGGGCGGACGCCAGGTCGAGCCGCCAGGGGCACCAGGCCGGATTGCGCCAGGCCCGCGACTCCAGCCATTCACCGACAGCGGACAGCAGTCTCTCCGCCTCCTCCTCGCGTCCCTCCGCCAGGAGCAGTTCGGCGTACACCGTGCGCGGGTCGGGGTAGACGACGGCGCGCGGGACGGTCTCGCCGTAGCGGTGGGCGTCGGCGACCTGGCGCGCCTCGGCGGTGCGTCCCCGGGCCAGCAGGATCTGGATGAGGATGCCGATCGCGAACCACTGCGCCGGAAGCGCCTCCCGCACCCGTTCGGCGATGTGCAGCCCCTCCCGTACCAGGTCCTCCGCCTCGGCGAGGCAGCCGCGGCGATAGCGGATGTAGCCGAGGAGGGTCTGGCCGAGCGCCAGGTGGGAGCCGCGCCAGCCCTTCGCCTCGCACTCCGCGATGCCCCGGGTGAACAGCTCCTCCGCCCGTCCTGGCTGGTCGCAGTACATGTACGTGAGCGCGACCGAGACGGGCACCTCGAAGCCGCGGTCCTCCTCGGTCCAGCTCAGTCCGCCGCGCAGGGCCTTCTCGGCGTACTCCAGGACCGTGCTGCGCGGCTCGCAGCACAGGAGGGCGTCCCAGGCCCTCAGCCCGAGGATGCAGCGTTCCTCCAGGCTCCGGCCGGGCAGCCGGGCCGCCAGTCCGGCCAGCCGTCGGGAGCGGGCCCGCGGATCGGGTTCGTCGGTGCGGCAGGAACTCCACTGGAAGTGGTCGGCCCGCATCCTCAGGCGGGTGCGCGAGTGCGTGGCCCGGCGCGCCTCTTCGGCGGCCACGGCCGCGGCCTGAGCGACCTGGTCGGTGTGCGCGAGCGCCTGTGTCAGCCGGTAGACGATACGGGCGCGCAGCTCGTCGTCGATCACGGGCTCGGCGAGCGCCGCACGCAGATGGCCGACGGTCGCCACCGGGTCGATCAGGAACGTCGAACCGGCGAGTTCGTGGAGCAGCGCCGCACGCTCCTCCTCGGCGGGCGGCTCGCGCAGCGCCGGGTCAGGACCCGCCGGGCGGCCTCGGGGGCCCCGGCGCGCAGGTGCTCACGGGCGGCCTCGCGCAGGCACTCGACCGCGTCGGCGTTGCCCTCGCAGGGGACCTCCAGCAGATGCCGGGCGGCCGCGACTGCGCCGAGTCCGGCCGTGCGGACGGCCTCCGCGGCCGCGTTGTGCAGCCCGACCCGCACGCCCGGCGGGATCGCCCGGTAGACGGTGGTGGCGATAAGCGGGTGAACGAACTCCAGGGCGCCCTCGGGGTCCTCGCCCTCGGGGCCCTCGGCCTCGGCCTCGGCCAGGATGCGGGCGGAGCGCAGCGTATCGACCGCCTCGGCTGCCTGCTCGATGCCGACCACCGCGATCGCGGCCGCGAGGTCCCGCGAGATGGAGCTGCCGAGCACGGCCGCGGCCCAGGCGAAGCGGACGGTGGGCGTACCGAGTCGCCGCAGGCGTGCGAGCAGTCCCGGGCCCTTGACCGCGGAGGCGAGCTCCCGCATCACGGGAAGCTCCTCACGGGTGCCCTTCACCTGGCGCCGGCCGAGCCGGATCGCGAGCTCGACGGTCTCGAACGGGCTGCCACCGGTGATCTGCCGGCATTCGTCGCAGAACGCGTCCTCGGCTTCCTGTCCCAGTTCGTCCCGCAGGATCCGCGCGACGCCGTCACCGGTGAGCGGCGCCAGGGTGTAGGGGCGTCCCTCGTGGCGTCCGGTGAGGGGGCCGAACGCGGTCGCTCCGGGGGGCAGTTCGTCCGGCCGGTAGGCGACGACGATGAGCAGCGGCAGGTCGTGGGCCCGTGGCGCGAAGGAGGCGAGCCAGCTCAGGGACTCGTCGTCGGCCCAGTGCATGTCGTCCAGGAGCAGCACGACGGGCGCCTTCAACACCGTCAGGCGGGTCATGACCCAGTCCAGGCCGTCACGGACCACGGTCGGGTCCGGCACCGGCGCGGCGCACTCCGCCTCCAGACCGAGGGCGGCGGCGACGATGTCGTACCAACTGCCCAGCAGTTCCCGCCGGTTCGTGTCGTCCATCGTCGCGAGGACGGGCTGCAGGAGTTGCCGGACCACGCGGAACGCCAGGCCCTGTTCGTTCTCGCCGCCCTTGCCGGAGAGCACGGTGCATCCGTGGGTCGCGGCGCGGGAGCGGACTTCCGCGAGGAGGGCGGTCTTGCCCATGCCGGCCGATCCGGTGAAGGCGAGCAGTCCGCCCCGCCGTGCGGGCGGGGCGCCGTCGGCCGCGTCGCACAGGTCCGCCAACGCGGAGTCGATCGCCTTCAGTTCCCGGTTCCGCTCGAGCAAGTGCCGGTGGCCGGTGATCGGCTGCCGTGGTCCGTGTGCCATGTGCCCCGCCGCTTCCTGCCGTCAGCTGTCGGAAGTCAGGCTGAGCGTATGCCCTGGTGGGCGCGGTCAGGGGGCTTTCGAGCGGCACGGCGTATGGAAAGAATGAATCATGAACGACGGCGGTTTACCCGTCTCCACCTCGGGTATTGCCGCGAACTGGGCTCCTTGTGGGAGCCCAGTGGGCAGTGCCCGAGGCGTCGCCGTCACGCGGGGCGGCGCTTGCGCGTCGTACGTCAGCCGACGGGGACGGTCGCGGTGTCCGCGTAGCGCGGCACGTCGCGGGACCAGTAGTAACAGCCGCGGATCCAGCCCGCCATGCCGTCCACATAGCCGAGGGCTGCGGGGCTCGACCGCGGCCTGATCTGCTCGGAGAGCCGCTCGAACTCCCTGACGGTGCGGTTGATCCTTCCGATGGCGAGCCGGACGGCCTGCGGCAGGGTGCAGTGGTGCTCCCTGGCGTAGGCCAGGGCCAGGTTGATCACGCCGCCCTCCCGCTGCTCCTTCATGGCGGAGAACAGGTCGGGTATCCACACCGCGGCGTCGGCCGACAGTCTGCGCAGTCGGCGCATGGCCGGGTGCCAGAGCTCGCCGGGGGACAGTTGGTGGGGCTGTGCTGCCTCGCACAGCGGGTAAAAGGGTTCGACGCCCGCGGTGAGGGACCGTATCGAGCCGCAGAGACCGATCCGTATACGGGGAGGGTCGGTCTGTGCCACCGCCTCGTACAGCAGGCCGTGCACGTACTCGCGGCCGTGCCATGCCCAGCGTGCCGTCTGGTCCGGGGTGCAGCGCTCTTCGACCTGCCGGTGCAGGTCGGCCAGGGCGGCCCCGAGAGGCGTGGTCGGCGGCCGGCCGTCGCGCAGGATGCCGATGCTCTCGCACAGCATGGGCAGCAGCCTGCTCGGCCGGCGCCGGCCGAGCTCTTCGGCCTGGTCGTCGAAGACGAACTGGTAGGCGATCTGGTTCGCCACGATCCGTAGGATGCCGGCGTCCATGGTCGGGCTGTTGTAGGAGGCCAGTTCCGCGGGACGGGTCCGGGCGATCATCGCCGCGACTGCGGGGTCGTCGGTCAGTCCCCAGCTCCGCAACCATTCCTCGACGCCGGCCGCGGCTTCCGATTCGTGCGGATTGCGCAGTGGGGGAAAGGGCATGTAGAGCTCGGACTCGATCAGTTCCTTGAGGTTTCCCGACGGATTTCCGGCATACGGTCGGGCTGTGCTGTCCTCATGCTCCACCGACATGTTTGTCACCTTCCCTCCGGCGGTTCCGCGGCGAGGATGTAACCGTTCCGTTTGCGGGGAATTCCTGGGGGGACCGCGTGGTGGTGCCGGGCGGAATGCGTACGACCTCTGGCGGAGACCCAAAGGGCTGCGCACCGTCTTTGTCCGGGGTGCCGGACGCTTGCGACGGCGGTTTCCCCGGCGGCGTCTGCGACCGGGATTCGCAGATCATCTCCAGCGCCCTCGGCCCGAGGGTCGCTGCGGGGCGCGGCTGCTCGACATGCCCGGGCAGCGGCCGCAGCCGCCAGCGGCGGGCGACCGTCGCCACGGCCAGGGTGGCCTCCGCCATGGCGAAGGCGTCCCCGACGCATTTGCGGCTGCCGGCGGCGAAGGGCAACAGGGCGCCGTTGCGCACGGCCGCGGACTGCCCGGGCAGCCAGCGCTCGGGCAGGAACCGGTCGGGGTCGGGGAACGACGCGGGATCGTGGTGCAGGACGTAGGGGCTGTACAGCACGGTCGTCCCCCTCGGGAGCCGAACGCCTGCGAGGTCGGTCTCCTTGGTGGTGGTCCGGGTGAAGAGCCAGCCCGGCGGATACACCCGGAGCGTCTCCGTCACCACGCCGCGGGTGTACACCAGGCGCGTCAGTTCCTCCTGGCCGGGCGGCCGCCCCTCGGCGAGCACCTCGTCGACCTCCGCGTGCAGTCGGCGCTCGGCCTCCGGATGGCGGGGCAGCAGGGCGAACAGCGAGCCGAGGCACATCGCCGTGCTCTCGACGCCGGTGAGCAGGAGCGTGATCAGCTGGTCGTGGATCTCCCGACCGGTGACCGCCGCTCCCCCGTGGCCCCGCTCGGCCTCCAGCAGGCTCCCCAGCAGATCGTCACGGGGGCGGCCTCGCCGCCGTTCGTCGATGACGGAGTCGACGATCGCGTGCAGGCGGTCGAAGGCACGGCGGTAACGGCGGTTGGCGGGCGTGGGCAGCCGGAACAGGGGGGCGAGCGGCACGACCGTACGGACGAACAGGCCCCGGACCAGGGCCGCCAGGCAGTCCCGCAGCTCGGCGACGGTCGCGGCGTCCAGTGCGTCGGAAAGCAGGAAGCGGCTGGTCACCCGGGTGGTCAGGGCCAGCATCGCCCCGCTCACGTCGACCCGCTCGCCGGGCCGCCACGCGCCGAGGACGGACTCGGCCTCCTCGCCCATCACCCGCGCGCAGTCGGCGATGCGGGCCGCGTGGAAGGCGGGCTGGATCAGCTTGCGCTGCCGTCGGTGGTCCTCGTGGGCGCAGGTGACCAGGCCGTTGCCCATCAGCGGCCGCAGCCTGTCGTACTGCGGACCGCCCTTGTCGAAGGTACGGGCGTCCATGAGGACCCGGTGCACCAGCTCCGGGTGGCACACCAGCCAGGCGCGCTGGGGACCTAAGCGTATCTCGACCAGATCACCGTAACTGGAAACGGAATTCAGAAAGGGCAGTGGGTTCCGGAACAGGGTGATACCGTGACCGACGAATGGGAATATGCCCGGCGCAGTGGCCACCGTCCATACTCGCCGGGTCTCGGGCAGGGAACCGCTCATCGAATACCACCTTCCGCGGTCGACACAGGAAATCGGTGAACGTTCCTCGGACGTGGAGCATGAGTCCTGTCCTGCCCAGTCCAACCCGCCGCCCGCTTCCCGCGCGCTTTTCCCGGGGGGCGCACAGGAGCACGAAGGCGCATGGGACCGGCCACTGTTGATGTCGGCTACACCGACCGGCAATTCTTCCTTCTCCGGATTCGTCGCCGGCTTACCCCGGCCGGGCGCCGTTCCGGGGCCGGGCGAGGGACCATGAGAAGTGACCCGGGAATGCCCCGCCGCCGGGCGCCGGGTGACATCGCACTGGTGGGAGGAGGCGGTGGGTGGTGATCACGCGAGTGCGGATGCCGCACCGGCATCTCACGCCGCCGGCCAAGTCCGGGCCGCCCCGGGACGCGCCGAGGCCGCCCGGGAACCAGCGGCCCACGCCGGGGGGCCGGCAGTGGTGGATCGTTCCGCTGCTGTGGCTGGCCTTCCTGGTCGTCATCATGCTGGTGCGCGCCCCGTCGGGGACCCCGCCGGCCCACCTGACGTACAGCGACTTCACCGCCAAGGTCGGTGCCGGGCAGGTCAGGACGGTCGACATCAACGACAAGGGGGCGGTCAGCGGCAGCCTGAAGAACGGAACCAAGTTCACCACCCAGCTGCCCACCGCACTGGGGACCGGGTCGCTGCAGCAGCAGCTCCAGGCCAAGCACGTGCAGATCACCGCCTCACAGAGCAAGAGCGGCGGCAACCCGTTCCTGTCGTTCTTCGTCACCTTCCTCCCGCTGCTGCTCCTGGTCGGCGCCTTCTGGTGGTTCGGGCGCCGCGCCGCGCGCTCGGTCACCGGTGGGCTCAGCGCCATCGGCCGCTCCCGGGCGAAGATCATCGAGGCGGAGCGGCCCACCACCCGGTTCGACGACGTGGCCGGATACGACGGGGTGAAGCAGGAGATCAGCGAGGTCGTCGACTTCCTGCGCAACCCCATGCGCTATGCGGCGGCCGGCGCCAAGGGACCCCGCGGAGTGATCATGGTGGGACCCCCCGGCACCGGCAAGACGCTCTTCGCGCGTGCGGTCGCCGGTGAGGCGGACGTCCCGTTCCTGTCGGTGACCGGGTCCGCGTTCGTGGAGATGTTCGTCGGCGTGGGCGCCTCCCGGGTGCGGGACCTGTTCGACGAGGCCCGCAAGCGCGCGCCGTCGATCATCTTCATCGACGAGCTGGACGCAGTGGGCGCGCGCCGCTCGGGCAGCGGTCACATCGGCGGCAACGACGAACGAGAGCAGACCCTGAACCAGTTGCTGGCCGAGATGGACGGCTTCGACCAGTCCACCGGCATCGTCGTGCTCGCCGCCACCAACCGGCCGGAGGCGCTGGACCCGGCCCTCTTGCGCCCGGGCAGGTTCGACCGGCAGGTCACCGTCCCCCTGCCCAACCAGGCCGAGCGCGCCGCGATCCTCACCGTCCACGCCCGGGGCAAGATCCTTTCGTCCGACGTCGACCTCGGCA of Streptomyces cynarae contains these proteins:
- a CDS encoding thiamine pyrophosphate-dependent enzyme, translated to MAVVSEVVRERLRAWGVVRVYGYPGQGADPLLEAFRRAGREPEFVQARHGEAASFMACGHARFTDTVGCCLAPSGPGAVQVLNGLYDARLDRQPVVALLGDTPRSGPGARRPQAVHLDRLCADVSESCEVVVSPDQAGPVLDRAFRTASARRGVAVVILPADVLDQQAPPSAGGAVPPDVLALGGSRPVLMPEEGELRRAAGILDEGRKMAMVIGRGAARAGAEVERAAELLGAGVAKALLALDVLPDDLGYVTGPAGRVASPASERLVRACDTLLLVGAGPREAWLPPGRWAVRSVEINPEAGVTAPCRPGDVRLVGDPKATLEALLPLLHHKKNHAWRRSVEKSVRTWHRNRRTEARQHFGHLINPAAVATELSDRLPDRALLTADAGSSTVWWARHLRLRAGMRAALSGHHAAMGTAVPYALAARFAHPDRPVIAFVGDGAFQMSGMAEMITVKDHLERLSGGPPLVFCVFNNRDLNQATWDRRAETGNPRLSGTSSVPDVPYAAYARLLGLEGVHCYRPKDIGATWDAALAARRPVVVEFVVDAETEPPRPARLAEEGGPRRIRALLRGRRT
- the glpK gene encoding glycerol kinase GlpK, with amino-acid sequence MVERYVVSIDQGTTSTRCILFDHRGRLVSVAQREHQQYFPRPGWVEHDAVEIWRNLQRVVPEALANAGIDPGQVAAIGIANQRETTVLWDPRTGAPLGRAIVWQDTRTGPMVEDLMDRPGEEFFLDRCGLPPSTYFSAPRIRWLFDNVEGLEQRAQAGEVLFGTIESWLIWNLTGGTEGGLHITDVTNASRTMLINIRTLTWDQELMEFFGVPRPMLPEIRSSAEIYAEARSVLPGVRITAALGDQQAALFGQTCFSPGEAKCTYGTGSFLLMNTGTDLVRSRHGLLTTVAYRIAPHPTVYALEGPIAVTGSLVQWFRDRLGLINSAPEIETLARTVEDNGGCYIVPAFSGLFAPHWRSDARGVIVGLTSYITKGHLARAVLEATGWQTREVVDAINADSGLALKQLKVDGGMTSDNLLMQFLADVLDVPVVRPMVAETVSLGAAYAAGLASGYWPDLEVLRRNWHRAAQWLPDMDPERREWEYENWQRAVERSLGWVRPPKHPS
- a CDS encoding IclR family transcriptional regulator, producing MAGPVQSIERAAAILRLLAAGPRRLGLGEVASALGLAKGTAHGILRTLQHVDFVEQDAATGKYQLGAALLHLGTSYLDVNELRSRAINWADALAARSGEAVRLGTPLEGKVLVVHHVFRPDDTLQTLDVGALLPLHASSLGKVLLAFGAAPVEPLLETELEAYTRHTLVLPEDLTRVLGEIRELGWGAEVQEMSVGEGGIAAPIRGHGGLVVGAIGLSGPVERICDTRGRPLPALITLLREAARAISRDLGAARW
- a CDS encoding ATP-binding protein encodes the protein MITAQLSAAPCAEVEHVFPLPYAPRAVSAVRRRVQALLTRWNVPTDAADDVLLVTSELLTNALVHALPPATLRVSRTLVDGHGAVRVDVTDTGPTRMSCEVDPDEHGRGIDIVTTLSARCGVHTHPGGTSRWADVLVG
- a CDS encoding (-)-alpha-amorphene synthase, with product MSVEHEDSTARPYAGNPSGNLKELIESELYMPFPPLRNPHESEAAAGVEEWLRSWGLTDDPAVAAMIARTRPAELASYNSPTMDAGILRIVANQIAYQFVFDDQAEELGRRRPSRLLPMLCESIGILRDGRPPTTPLGAALADLHRQVEERCTPDQTARWAWHGREYVHGLLYEAVAQTDPPRIRIGLCGSIRSLTAGVEPFYPLCEAAQPHQLSPGELWHPAMRRLRRLSADAAVWIPDLFSAMKEQREGGVINLALAYAREHHCTLPQAVRLAIGRINRTVREFERLSEQIRPRSSPAALGYVDGMAGWIRGCYYWSRDVPRYADTATVPVG
- a CDS encoding cytochrome P450, producing the protein MSGSLPETRRVWTVATAPGIFPFVGHGITLFRNPLPFLNSVSSYGDLVEIRLGPQRAWLVCHPELVHRVLMDARTFDKGGPQYDRLRPLMGNGLVTCAHEDHRRQRKLIQPAFHAARIADCARVMGEEAESVLGAWRPGERVDVSGAMLALTTRVTSRFLLSDALDAATVAELRDCLAALVRGLFVRTVVPLAPLFRLPTPANRRYRRAFDRLHAIVDSVIDERRRGRPRDDLLGSLLEAERGHGGAAVTGREIHDQLITLLLTGVESTAMCLGSLFALLPRHPEAERRLHAEVDEVLAEGRPPGQEELTRLVYTRGVVTETLRVYPPGWLFTRTTTKETDLAGVRLPRGTTVLYSPYVLHHDPASFPDPDRFLPERWLPGQSAAVRNGALLPFAAGSRKCVGDAFAMAEATLAVATVARRWRLRPLPGHVEQPRPAATLGPRALEMICESRSQTPPGKPPSQASGTPDKDGAQPFGSPPEVVRIPPGTTTRSPQEFPANGTVTSSPRNRRREGDKHVGGA